Genomic segment of Eupeodes corollae chromosome 2, idEupCoro1.1, whole genome shotgun sequence:
CAACTATCATTTGATTTCATTCATCGTTTACAAATGCAAAATCAGATACGAAAAAGTTTCATCACAACTGCTTTGATTGTGTTATGAATActgttttttattacttaagctctctctctctcttttcgACCAGATAAGCTTGCCTCTTATCAATATAAGAATATAACCTATCtacttattaataataaataataaatagaaacaaataataataaatacaacttACCTGTGACAATTTGTTCTTCGGGTTTCTTGGATTCGTTCTTTTTGAAGACGAAATCGCCCAATGCTCGAGATAGGGCTAAATTGCCATTAACACGATTGAATTCGACCCAGCCACCACCTTCGTAGATGCGTTTTGTTTCGGCGTCATTATTTGGCTTATGGTCAAGTGATAGAACCTCTACATCACCATTTACACAGGCAATAGCTCGAGAATCACCTGCATTGGCACAATACAGTCGATTATTTTTGATTAGCACAACCACAGCAGTGGAACCAGCCATTTGTTCGCCACAAGATTCGTTGTACAACATCTCTGAATCGATGTCAAGAAAGgcctaataaaaaataatacaaaaaaaataataataaatataaacaagagtgaaataaaaaaaggtaaatttttTGAACCTGTTTCAAGGCCGATTGTATATCCTCCTCGTACTCCGgtctttttattatgaatttgtGTAAATGCTTCCCCGCATATTGCGCAACCGTAGCGCCGCCATGCCCATCATAAACAGCAAAGAATGAAGTACCTGGATCGTCGGGAAGAGACAAGATGTGCGTATGCGAATCCTCCATGCTTATACGCCAACCCTGCATACAACTCGATCCCACGCGATATTGCTCATTTTGGCAATAGGATGATTCCTTTGCGGTTATAGGTTCTGACAAAGTTGtacccattttttatttttgattagatTGCTGCTTTTGCTGATGCTGCTGCCTTCGCTTAGCTATTCGCTTTcttcctcaaacaatttaaacaaacaactgGAATCGGAATGTGAAAATtagttataataattaaaaagaaattattttttgagattttgtttCGAGTCGAGAGGCAGTTAAATTCAGAAACTCTGATCAACGTCAACTGAGATTTGTTTTCACAGAGCAATATTGTAGtaacaaatatttactttattcaAACGCAAGCGAGAAGCTGCCTCAAGatactcaaataaaatgttaagtatTCGTGAACCGTGTTCGTGATTGAATAACAGAGAGAGCACCCAGGTACgaagtacaaaaaaatataaaaaaacctgGCTGCGTCAGAAAGgaataatataaatgtatgtaattcCTCCCCATCACGATCGCCATCATCTCGCGCgccataaaaaataaacaaaattaaaacaagaaacaCTTCCTTTAGCTCTGCTGAAATGAAATGAAGTTCCTCACATCTCATTGACTTAGTTATAAAAACTGATTCATTAATTtactaaaaagaaataataatgttttctttgaagaggaaacaaaataaaccgAGGCGCTGCTCTATGATCGgttctttttaaaacaagatgAATGAGTCagtcgttttttattttttttttattttcgttcttATTTGTGATGTGTGATATATTCGTTTTGTTCCTGGACAAAATTACACCACCACCACACATTGTAGAGCAACCAaggaaagaaattaaaagtaaatggtGACAGTCTCAGAgttgtttaaaattcttaattctAGATTCTTGTGTTTTTTGGTGGTTGacgaaaaaatctatttttagtgGACAATCATCTGATTACCTGTGAAATGCAATGAGAATGAGGAGTACTACATTCGATACAACAACAGAAGCGGTATTGGCAATCGAAAGAGAGAGTAGGTGAGAATTATGGCCAGCTTCCTagttaatatacataaataacatttttaacgcaTACGAAGCAACAAAAGAAATACTCGACGTTCATGTCGGATCGATGGGAGCTGGGAGAGCAAAACGGCAGGCGGCCATCGGCCTCATAAACACAATAAACTTTCcaatacaaaaagaataaaagtgtAGATACAATGAGTCTGTCAAGTTTctatgcaaaaagaaaatataatatgttTTATCTCGATTACAACTTTTACGAAGTGAGATAACAATTAGTTTCTCAAAACATATGATTAATGTTGCCAGCCAGCAACTCGGCGATgagatttaaaaacaactttagttTCTTGTTCTggatttggaaaataatttgggtggatgattttatcttttattcttACAAAGCCGGAGATATTTAAAACTAGAATTCTGATGATCTGTGAGATGAGTAAGAAATCTAAATGATGGTTATGTTACAATTTACTTTTAAAGGTATGTTGCGTTTTCATTAACATCTAATTTAGACTTTCTTTTATGAGTTGAAACTGAAAGGTTTGCATAgacatattttgatttattggaaacaaatattttagaatgTATGTGGCCTTGACCtcatatttaaaaactgatttagaattataaaatattaaaataaatgttccgATCGGGTCtctaataacttcttatggaatcctatgctgcctgcattaagcattgaaaaccattggcaacattgccttgcaaccatcagagatgccgcctctgaagtgctaggtttcacacggccaccacagcggaacccctggtttgacgacgaatgcgaaacaacaggcatacaaaacggcgcagcacaggaggaccagagctgctcgcgagctctacaagcagaagaggagagaggaacaccgacttcttagatggaaaaaagagagcatgagaagcgcgcgatcgaggagatagagggatgtcacaatagGAATGAGATTCgtgaattttaccaaaaggtaaaacaacCTCACAAGGGTataagccacgaaccgaagcgtGTAAGGACGattaggggaacatcgtagagaaaccgcagtctatgttgagaatatggaaagaccacaaattatataacggcgatgatgaaCCGAATTTTGCtgtaagggaaatagaaccactcaacctcggcgacgcagatcaacaattccgcctaaccGACCTGATGATagatatatctaaacttaaatcGAACAAAGCTgatggagctgacggcatcgatgcctaactattcaaagcagcaggcggtgacttggtacggagcatgcaccaactcatctgcaaaatatggtcggaagaaagcatacccgatgaatggaatctcagcatagtgtgcccgatacataagaaaggagaccctctaaactgcgccaactacagaggcatcagtctccttaacattgcgtataagatcctctctgccgtattatgtgaacgtgtgaagccattcgtcaacaacctgattgatccttatcagtgtggcttcagagcaggaaagtccactatcgaccaaatattcacactacggcagatcttggaaaaaactcaggaacttcaaatcgatacctaccaccacgattttaaagccgcgtatgac
This window contains:
- the LOC129945873 gene encoding probable protein phosphatase 2C T23F11.1, whose translation is MGTTLSEPITAKESSYCQNEQYRVGSSCMQGWRISMEDSHTHILSLPDDPGTSFFAVYDGHGGATVAQYAGKHLHKFIIKRPEYEEDIQSALKQAFLDIDSEMLYNESCGEQMAGSTAVVVLIKNNRLYCANAGDSRAIACVNGDVEVLSLDHKPNNDAETKRIYEGGGWVEFNRVNGNLALSRALGDFVFKKNESKKPEEQIVTAYPDVETREITEDYEFLVLACDGIWDVMTNQEVIDFCRERIASGKYPEEICEELMTHCLAPDCQMGGLGGDNMTVVLVCFLHNKSYEDLIERCASSTSTSNKTNNTASKRWELKEIPV